The nucleotide sequence CTTATCTTgaaaaagcaaataaattttgcgaaagctcgataaTAACAAAGAGTTTTAtttatcctgcccctaaaaaataagtgactgcaaccccaaaacaagtatcagtcaatattaccCAACTactttatataaatatatgtactttgatattggcttGAGCATTAACCTTTGATttaaaccagaccacttaaccaactctgtttttttgtttgtagcatttaattttactttaaccggaaCTTGAATATGCTGTGCAAAgtatagacagcgaaaccggtagacagttgtaaaataaattgtttgagAGAACATCTCTCTTTTCTGTACTAcgataaaaaaatacatttagatGATGCAGAAACTCGCTATGGTTTAAAGAGAGTAGATAAAGAGAGAGCTAAGAAGGAAGACTCAAACGAACGGGTTGTAATGATTGATTTACAAAAATGATTACCGACCCCATTATTAACCAATGCAAAATGGTTCTATCTTCGACAACTATGGACGTTTAATTTCACTATCCACGACAACTCTGCTGGATAGAATCATTGTATGATATGGAATGAAACAATATCTTAGAGAGCTCGGAATCAAATAGCAACGTGTTTATTTAAGTGGATTCAAACTcttcctcagccatttatataagttatttacgcgaataatagttaagagaatggaaagaaagttagagacttatcaaccaagagaacaggcaggattccgaaaaaattacggaacaaatgaccatctacaaagtataaaaaccctgatagagaaagtagtggaatacaataaacccctagttctagtttttatcgattttcataaagcctttgatacagttgaacttagcaaaatattacaggcgcttaaagaatgcaggctagattataggtatacaaaattattacacaaaatatacttacaggcaacaaccactgtcaacttacatactaacagtaatcgcataaaaatagaacggggggttagacaaggagacccaatgtcacctaaactttttaatacggtcttagaacatgctttcaagagtttggattggatgacaaagggaataaaaatagatggagaatacctaaacaacttacgtttcgccgatgatatagtcatagtagctgaggatctaggtatggcaagagagatggtacaagaactcgttgtagctacagaaaatgttggtttaaatataaacatctcaaaaacaaaaataatgacaaatttggtacccaaccagaacatcagtattggtgggaaggaaatagaactcgtagatagatataaatacctgggacatgaaattacgattggcagggataaccagactcatgagctgaagagaagaatcggtcttgggtgggcagcatttggaaaactgagagaaacttttaaaagtgagttacccacatgtctaaagagaaaggtattcgatcagtgcgtcctcccagtcttgacgtacggatcagaaacacttaccttaactaaagcctcggctaccaaactaagagtcacgcagagaagaatggagcggtcaatgttaggaataactctgcgagacaaaatcagaaacgaagaaatcaggagaagaacaaagatgactgacgtcatcgagaggatagccaggttgaagtggagatgggcaggacacgtagccagaatgacagatgggcgatggacgaagaggttattggaatggaggccaagagaagacaagagaagcgtcggtcgaccgcctacaagatggactgacgacttaagaaaggtaaataaaaactggatgagggcggcgcaggatagatggggttggaaacgaggggaggaggcctatgttcagcagtggacttttgaggctggatgatgaatgAAACtcttccaaataatataaaagaaaTTACTCTTTGGTCTGACAACTGCGCTGAGCAAAACAGAAATACAATGTTGTTTGCCATGTATTTGTACGTGGTCCAAAAATTTCCTCATCTTGTGATAAACCACAAATTTTATTGACTGACCATACGCATATGAAAGTAGATGGAGTTCATGCTGTAAttgagaagaaaaagaaaagactTTCTACAATGTCAATTCAAACACCTAAAGAATGGGCGGTTTATTCGTACTTGTCAATACAGTAATAAGTCATTCGAAGTACACTAAATGTcacaaaatgaattttttagCTGGACTAATTTATATTCTGTTCATGGAAAATTAATTGTTCGTAAAGTAAACACAGATGGAGAACCGTTTCTTAGTTCTAATATTATTCATTTGCAAGTACGATCAGATAAACCTGGTAAAttactatatagggtgaggcagataactggcctattagaaatatctcgagaactaaaggcaacagaatcatgaaaattggaatgtaggggttttgaaggatgatctattaaatgaaaatattttcatctctttgcaacttccggttataccgaaagGTGCTAATAACTTCGCTTTTTTTaatggggcaccctgtatatttttacattttaggATTCTCCTCAgtattttctttcttaaaatatgaggttttgtaatattatacagggtattttaaaagatatttacgttttttttattaatttcgtagcaatattcacaccctgtagaattgtaagagtttgacattaaaaactctgcttacgttcaagtgatttttaatatagtctactactgttaagaatcattagtatagctaattttgaaattttagtatacagggttggtcgaaactcggaatgaatattttctgagttttcttaaatggaacaccctgtattttagtatggtaatgaaatgatatttcatggtacttttttattttataagtattccctatacctaattgctttaatttgtgagttattggtgattcaagctaaatattaattgcaacaaaaaatacgtaaaattttattaggttggtcgtgaaaaaattcaatcaaataatttttcacaaataattacatattaatccagactgatccttaaaattaccaataatggcttagctatcaaaatacctacgtagttaagattgttcgtgcgattaacaattaagcacaagttaaagcagttaggtatagggaatgcttaagaaataaaaaagtaccataaaatatcatttcactacaatactaaaatacagggtgttccatttaagaaaactctgAAAATACTCATTTCGAGTTTCGACAAACCCTGTATACtagaattaaaaatttagctatactaatgattcctctatattaaaaatcatttgaacgcaagtagagttttatatgtcaaactactacaattctacagggtgtgaatgttactacgaaattaatacaaaaacgtaattatcttttaaataccctgtataacattacaaaacctcatattttaagaaagaaggcatcgaagagaatccaaaaatgtaaaaatatacagggtgtctcatttagaaaaacgaaattataagcaacttccggtataaccggaagtagcaaatagatgaaaatattttcattaaatagatgactcttcaaaaccccttaattaaaattttcatgattctgttgcctttagttctcgagatatttctaataggccctttatttgcctcaccctgtataaaaacgGAATTTAACACAGCCTTTAAAGAAGTAGATtttaaaagaaacaaaagactGGATTTAAGTTTCTCGAATCATTGTTTAAAGCCCATAAGGGGTAATAATTTAATTCCCATTAATAAAAAGGAATACGACAATCTCATGGTTTTTCTACAATGGGAGTTCGAGCAGCATAAAGATTATTACAAAAACCTCCCACATACAAATCTGGATTCTGATGAAGACgactgaaaaaaatatatattttgtaactaattaaaattattaatatgttTTGCTatactttgaaaataaaattgttcattttttaagacgattatttatttaaaaagtcGGATGTCCATAAGAATTAATTGTGAACTAGTTCATTAAAAAAGGCGGTTGTCactgtattttatatttataatatttctagcataaaaattgtttcaaacaaagggatattccaatattaacttttACTAATATATTGATTATATTGTATTGAGTAATAAACTTAAGCAAAGGTGGTTACTATCCCAGATAGCACGGTACGTCCCGAGGACGTCTGTTTCAGGTCCCACTTAAGTCCGAATGTCCGGGGAACTCAATCGGAAGTCCCCAGGAATTAGAAATCCGGACATTCCCAGGAAGTACGTTTACGGACGTCGCCAGGACGTCTGTTTCAGGTCCCACTTAGTCGGAATGTACTGGAACCTTAATCGGCAGTCCCCAGGAATTACAAATACAGACGTTCTCAGGAAGTACGATTACAGAGGTCCATAGGaattatagactaagagccgctatgggtgaaatttcttaatcattttaggcacgatgggaccctataacttaaatagtagaacctaaaagaaaacgtttaaacactgtgccgtcacttttcagtggcacatgcgtcgacagtggcgcatcaaactttccacttatggacgggataaataaattaaaagttaccctcctttactaacagaataatttttttttttaagtgcTATGTGATTAACACCtaagattcagcgtaattttaacccaccacctccTTCCCCCTTCCCCCAcgatcaaaaacttcatttttcgtttttattttttttttgtgggatgcaatcaattttaaaatttcaaaaaattcacacgcatagctcaggcttttataaaacaagtctattttttatagacccgtaagTAGAGTGTACaaaacctcaaaaaaataaaagaaaatttttttttcaaaaaagcgtataacattttttggggaatagctgccggtctaattttttcttaatcttgtgtgtatTATCAGACACTATATTTCTGATTTTtgtcagatttttccgtaaggctcacccccttcaaaaatccgaaaaactgttttttggggggtttttggggattttccctattttatagacttcataatatatcaaataaatttcgtttttataggttatatgtaacttgaagtaactgagtcctttagaatatttaaaaatgagagaaacacgttcaaaccccccaaaaccccttaaaaaacagttttttttttatttttgaaggtgaccagcgttacagaaaaatctgaaaaaaattaggaataaattgataaaatacacaagactaagaaaaaattagatctgcagctatccccaaaaaaaagttatatactttttccaaaaaaaaataaaaaatttttgaggttatgtacactcaacttacaggtgtataaaaaatatacgtgttttgtaaaagccttaactatgcccgtgaattttttgaaattttaaatttgattgcatctcaccaaaaaaaaataaaatcgaaaaataaaattttttgatggtgggggcagggaaaagggagtggtgggttaaaattacgatgaatcttatgtcttaatcacatagaacttgaaaaaatgaaaataatttaattctggtaatgagggagggtattttttaatattggaaagattgatgcgccactgtcgacgcatgtgccactgaaaagtcaCGGCACAGtattcaaacgttttcttttaggttctactatttaagttataggctcccatcgtgcctaaaatgattaagaaatttcacctatagcggctcttagtctattacgCAACCAGACCAATCCAGGAAAAATGTCAGTTTCCGAGCTGAATGGCTCCGTATCGTGTATAGAAAAATTTACCAGcctttttttctggttttagttAAAATGTTGTAACGTTTTTAGGActtcatttaattttttaataatccAGAAATTAATTAATTACCTACATACGTCTCAtcaatattttagttattttaatttgtttCGGTTGGATGGTTGCAGTGAATGCCTGTCAATGCCAATGTCAACGATCAACGAGGTGTAGGCAGGCGGAGGCGTGGGTGTTTGTTTGTGTTGTGTTAATGGCTGCGTTCACCAGAAATAATCGGTTTAAGTTTCAACTGAACAGCTGTGTTTCAGCGCTTtaaaactacgtttagtctggtgAATGGTATTTTTCCGTTTGACACTTTCATAGTTGGTTTTGTTTTGTGTTCTCGCGTGTTTTATGAATTGTGAACTTAACCTAAAACGAGATtcgttgtttttgtttatttttatatcatGCTATGTGCTATCGTTCAACGATAACTTGGACGTGTCTTAcacaaatttaattcaaaaatggataATACTACCTTTATTGTTGTTTGATAATGAAATGAACAAGAAATAATTTTCAGTGCTGCTGGCTGTGCTGGACTTGACAGAACCATTGGATGATGATGAAGTATTCCCaccataaattaataataattgtcacgagaaatatgaattatgttgaaaatattgttcCTCAATACACAGATTTACAATTTCGTGAGCGTGTACAATTATGTATCTCCTAAgtttcaattactttataattaaaaccattgtaaaagtaaatattttcaaatcagCGCGCCATTACAATATATTTCTTAAACACGTTCAATATTGAAGCGATGCAAATACTACGTTCaataaaatggcgaccgcttcgtcaacacgttgaagtttagcctaaattgacatgacgttcacccgaaaaatcttaaacagtttcAAAGCGCTGACATAGCGCACTGGTCTGGTGAACGCACCCATGTGTTTCTTGTTTCTTCTGTACTTCTGTTTGATTTCATAATTTCATCATTTGCTTTGATCGCTTGGTGGTATCAACTTGGTGATAATTAAATtggatattattattattagcgTGAATTCTTGgtaagtttttaagttatttttatacTTGGTTTTCTTTGCAAGATACTTAGTGCGTTTTATCTGCTAGCTGagcatatttttatttctatagatCTTGTTAGTTTTGTatgtatagcacttctttttggatagGGAAATAGCATTGAGTTCGTAATTtagatactataagaagttttcacttctgtcggcactcccatgagtgctttaattttttttaattctttgctttttatttgatttttttatatttttaattttagtcactcgtaactaaagaaagaAAAGCGTTTACGCTTTTAcctacgaacttttcagcccAAATGCACATTTCTTAATTGGTGGTAtcgaaagaattaaaaaaatgattgtttttattttttagctaAATCTACTAGGGTCCGCATTGCTattgatgatttccaaccttcgatagaagctGGAACTTAAAGAAGACTAGGGTACGACGAAATAGAGAAACTCCATCTACATCGGAGAAAATATTCGAGAATATTGCCTCGTATTCTAGTAGATTTTGCGTTCTGtgcaataaaaaaatatcaaacctGAGAGGAAAAAGAATGAGAAAACATTTAGATAAGAAGCACGGTGCATCGTGCACGGAAAAGTTTGATTGCGAAAATTGTGGTAAATCATTTTATTCTGCAGAAATGGCCGAGCAGCATCCAATGATCtgctttttaaataaaagaaagaaaaattgtTCAGAATCGGGCATAAAAACTTTGTAATTTGTGCAGTCCAACCTCAGGCCCTAATAATACCAAACATTACCAAACaatgaaaacattcctggaatgtgcTCAAAAGCATACGAATATCCCCTGAAGGTCCCAGGAAAGTTTTCTGTCAGTATTTTAAACATTATCTGAATGTCTTGGAcgaatgttcttaggacattcaaggtatattttttagacatttgATATACGAGATACCCTGAATGttttattggaacattccatgagtgtccacgaatgttcttaggacattcaaagtatattttttagacattctttgGATATACTATAAATATATCGTCAATGATgaacaatacctcctatatgttttttcatgagttttgtaagaaagacttttcatatatttttgacttgttttgtagtaaatagatagttaaatttataaaaaaaattaatattataaaaaaataaaaaaattatttgtgtcactttgctttgtaaacctttcttttgcctttcgtagccacatattccgtttccttcctggttttttgtagaccacttctctcagctgattctaaaagaaaataaaatagatggtaatttttctatcctttacaattaacaatcagaagaaatattatttacaggtaataatatggataaagaatatttaataaataaaataataataacgaacatttggtattttgacaacgacgttgaatgtggaagtagaaaccttataaaattatttttcaagtagattgtggcttatttccccattagaatagttaattacaaaaatgccacaaggaaatagctttttcacaaacaaataatcTATCATACTAAATACCCAAAATATTTAGGTGTGACACTCGATAGAACGCTAAGCTTTAAAGAACATCTTACAAAGACGACTGCAAAACTTAGAACACGAAACAATATTATACAAAAGTTATGCGGTACCACATGGGGTTCCTCAGCGAATACACTTAGGTCGACAGCACTGGGACTCGTGTACTCCGTTGCAGAGTATTGTGCACCGGTATGGCTCAACAGCCCACACACCAAACGTGTTGAGGCCCAACTAAACCAGACTTTACGTATTATATCAAGTACAATCAAAGACACGCCAACGTATTGGCTACCAGCACTAAGCCACATAGCCCCCTCACAAATCCGTCGAGAACATGCTCTTGTCAGGGAGTATAGAAAAATTGACAGAGACATAAGTAGGCTTCGTTCAAGAAAAAACCCTCTGGATTCTGCAAGGATACTAATTGAAAGGAATTTCGAAATAACCGACCGTTGGCAAGAAGATTGGGAGAAGAATGCTCCACCTGACATCCGAAATATGCCATGTATTACAAGCAAGCCAGAGGGCTTCAATCAACCAAGAAGGATCTGGGCTACACTAAATAGAATTAGAACCAACTGTGGTTGGTGCTCTGactcactttttagatggggaaaaatacctTCTCCAAATTGCGATTGCGGTGCTGAAAGACAAACGGTTAAGCATTTGGTGGAGGAATGCCCCATCAGATCGTACAGTGGCAATTGGTCCGATTTTTTAATGGCGACCAATGAATCGATTCAATATATTTATCaactaaattttcgtttataaaaattaattattattatttatttaatgtattgtgatctttatttttatacaaaaactgtgatagagccatatgctaaataaataaataaatatatatccTCTATAacaaaactgatctatacttcacGCCTTCTTCGCAatatcttctggaaagctaaaaatacaaatatatgtattactaagcattattaacaaaggctatagcgggataagatggtcaaaattgcaccagcCTCGATTCAGTTTTGTGTTTagccattcgaaaatatataattgaaaactcactcagccaaattttcaagtccctaggtgcTTCTGGGGGTCCGCTATAAAGAAAaacgtgtttaaaaaaaatttcagacgctgtattgctgaaaaaaatctgaaaaaattaataaaggcGTATATTAACAATACAAAGCTACCTACTTTTATGCATGCAAGTAACAGTTGTTCATGAATATTTAAAAACTAACCCGGCAGCTCATATAGGTTCAGACAAGATTTAAGTAGGTATTATATTTcgattttaactatttataatgggaaataagccacaatattattaaaaaattatttttattaacgtttcgacgcccaaatcgggtgccgttgtcagaATACAAAATactcccattataaatagttcagtagtattttgtattttgacaacggcacccgatttgggcgtcgaaacgttaataaaaatcattttttaataatattgtggcttatttcccattataaatagttaaaattataaaaatgtcacaagaaaatagcttcagaacaatattatatTTCGGTATTGAAATTTTGTTCGAGTTTTAAGTGCACGAAAATAGCTACACTGCCTTTTCACCACTATTATATAACACAAGTTAAACTACATAATAAAACCAATTAATAATGGAGAACCCAGAGACTATTCCCCTTAACCCGACCTTGATTAAAATTGGCGCAGCCCCGAAACCTGATCTGAAAATCCAATTCTTTAAACTTTTCAACATCGAAAACGAGATTGAAATTGAAGATAGCACCAAAATATCGATTGACATTCAATCCGATTTCCGCTTCCCCTTATACTACACTGCATTTAATACAGCAGCCGATCTACCCGAAGGTTATGTTCCCGGTAATGGAAATATATCCACGTTTTCTCTCATAGCATACAAGATGGAATTAATCTATCTAAGTTTCCTATTTGATGATGAAAATCACCGTTTCCTGCCCTCAAAGCACCTGACCAAACTATTGTCAAGTAACTCTCACCTCCAATTAATCACAAAACTCAAAGATTCCACGTTCCTCCTGACACTGCGAGGCTTTTGACACAACTGGCTGCAACAAAAGATCCAGCACGACCCAATTGCCAATTCGTCCCCACTTTAGCAGCCTGCTCATTTAAACATGACTTTGGCAGACCATTTCCCATGAAAATTTTTACTGAAATTCACAATTATTGTGcaaaattaaggaaaataacTTCCATTGAAACAACAATTAATGAAATCATGGTTATCCCAATCGTAACTTACGGACAGAAAACCTACACTATCTCAAATTACTTTGGAGATATATTCCAACGTGCTCAGACCTTGAAGTACCACCCCAACTGGCTTAATCACTATGTCAGGATGATGAGTGAAATCGATAAATACATCGTTGAGTTTTATCCTAACTCAAAAACGTTCACAGAAATCATGGCTAAAAGCAATGGCTTTTGCCTCCTTACGCATTCAATTGAACCTCTAACACTGAGTTCATGCtgtaatagtatagtatagttgatccaaaagatggcataacccagacatccaaagtgaaagttatccttcaacaccaaattgttctatatggtccacacaatggtCGCGTTCACCAGCACAGTGCGCTGTGACAGCGCTGGCAAGCTGATTACGATAATTTGATGACAGACCTTGACAGACGTCCAAAAACTGTCAGCAATTGGTTAAGCGGTAGCCATTTTATTAATCCTAGATTTTGTTCgattttgtattttgtttttgttcgATCGCGTGGTCTCTCCTGAAAacaccgttattttttaaaaattctataATGGAGACATATACAGCAGAATATGAATTTGGTAATTTACTCTATAAGATAGAAGAACGTGAAGAGATTCACAATCTATTAGGAGGTAggtaaagtatataaatattataattgtTTGTTGAAACAGTAAAGTATAACATCCAcaagaaaaagaaataatttttttctatggatgctatacaatgtgcaacttctctcactacttacatacattcaaaacgaacaatctctcaggcagtgagaaaagtcggccattgcagtgagaaatattttttctcacgggttcaccgccggtttacatacatatgatcgccatttccatggtaacatgcacaatacaaacacaattatttttgtcaaacaatgtGTTCAAGCTTGTCAAAACTTATCTATCTTTTAAGACTGTTCAattgtgaattataattttaaataaatattaagaatattaaatacctatgtgtatatatgtattttatttcaatttaggcatataatatatctaaaagcacctaaatgatttaattttgaagtttgaactgttgacaaaaacgcatccatagaaaaagtacagtgtacaacatgagagaaaatgacatatttctctctcgcttgatttgcggcactcgcctcgtgccaacaaacttctgcgctcgtgagaaatatgtcccttttctctcttgttgtacaatatactattttcctGTTGCttgctgtataccatcaatcacaaaagtcttattgaaaaataaaattttagtaaagTATAAcggttgattgataaatatacagaTTTCTACccctatatttatcaatcaagtGTATAACTTTAATTAGTGAATTAATTTATACTTTTACTTTCTTTTAGATGCAGAATATTTTCAACAATATATAACTGAAAATGCCATGTCCATAGAGGTCTCCTTATTAGACAATGAAAAGGAAGGGGAGAAACGAAGTGAACAATTTTCGTGGACACCGCGGACAACCAAGCTGTTGCTGTCTGCCTACAACGACAAAAAGGGTCTCTTTAGAGACCCCAAgatgaaaaagaaaaatttatggGTAGGCATAAAAAATGTTTTCCTTGATCATGGTTACCATGTGTCTGAAGATATCCTTGACAAGAAATTCAGAAACATGAAAAGCCATTTCAAAGTTGTCAAGGATAATGCGAAGAAAAGCAAAAAAGGGCAAGGTAGAGTTTCGTGGGAGTATTTTGAAGCTGTGGATG is from Diabrotica virgifera virgifera chromosome 9, PGI_DIABVI_V3a and encodes:
- the LOC126891923 gene encoding uncharacterized protein LOC126891923, with translation METYTAEYEFGNLLYKIEEREEIHNLLGDAEYFQQYITENAMSIEVSLLDNEKEGEKRSEQFSWTPRTTKLLLSAYNDKKGLFRDPKMKKKNLWVGIKNVFLDHGYHVSEDILDKKFRNMKSHFKVVKDNAKKSKKGQGRVSWEYFEAVDVIFEEDKTINTDEVISSMRMAVTSELSEDKENILPTTSVNADSQPGTSRREPQPGTSKSEPQPEQNHTPAEETSIPLTGKSLAQYRTVMMDHDDRRLALLERIAQTLDEIKDVQIKRNNLMERYLNLKENKN